The Eriocheir sinensis breed Jianghai 21 chromosome 21, ASM2467909v1, whole genome shotgun sequence genome includes the window aagtaggttaggagagggtaaggaagaaggtgtTGTTGGGTTAGTAATGAAGTCAACaggtgtgggggtgagggggaataTTGGAGCAGGTGTGATGGTGGGGAGAGTAGAactatacaaagaaaaaaaaaagtaggtcaCCTCACCGCCGAAGTTTAAAATAAAAtgatacatactctctctctctctctctctctctctctctctctctctctctctctctctctctctctctctcgttaaaaaATCGCATTCACATAGGTAGATACCATtgcatatatctttttttatgtaGCCTATGTTTGCTTATTACTATCAAAGCTTAAAATGTATGaatatctgcacacacacacacacacacacacacacacacacacacacacacacacacacactactactactactactactactactactactactactactactactactacaactcctccctcccttgcacacacacttccctctcctttacaGTGACAGCGAAAATAGCTTACCTATATTTagctgggtgggtggggggggtgaggtaggggagggggaggtgagggagggcagctgtgcgtgcgtgcgtgcgtgcgtgcgtaaaCATAGTAAGCTGCCAGTTTGTGTTATACTATATttgggtcagtcagtcagccagtcggtcagtcagtcattcagttagtcggtcagtcagtcagccagtcagtcattcagttagtcggtcagccagtcagtcagtcagtcagccagtcagtcattcagttagtcagtcagccagtcagtcattcagttagtcagtcagtcagttagccagtcaatcagtcagtcagtcagtcagtcagccagtcagtgagcGCGAAATTTGTGGGATAGTTCATAATGCACAGattgggcagagagagagagagagagagagagagagaggtggggggggttgggggtaaAATTGAACCCACTATCTCCTATACACGCACTCACTttgtatataaatgtgtgtgtgtgtgtgtgtttgtgggggggtggttgggtgggtatgggtgggtgggggtgtatgGGGGGGGTTCGTAGGGGGGGTAGCAAGCGGGAGGTTCTAATGAATCctgttttcacttcctcttcctcgtactaacacacacacacacacacacacacacacacacacacagagagagagagagagagagagagagagagagagagagagagagagagagagagagagattcctggaATAATCCCTTGCCCTGTCGTTACTGGtttgtttcttttcctacttctactcttcctccttctactcttccctccatcttcctccccttcctcctcctaatcctctcgTTTTGTGTTTCCTagtatagtccatcgactcttaACTTCAGCCCTGTGACTTAGCCCGGGgaaccccccattgtttacacacacagtgatgacctgcgcatggtgatctgtctcactgttagtctgtaggttatctatttatggaatatttatatattcataatacgactgcatggtgttttgaatggcttgggatttgagggaaagacaacgactctaaACCTTCCATtccacttggcaacgtggctcatgcgacggtGCCGCACCATTCACTCTTCCAtcaccatggaagactcacgtacgtaggtctcactctcgcgtcctgcacagccatgCAAAAGATATTATATATAACGTTAATAAGAGagaggggacggggggggggtagcgagctcctcctacttctcctgctCGTGCTTCCTGTTAGAGATAGATTTTGCGAagtgccaatctctctctctctctctttctcacacaaacacacacacacatgacatagGAAATAATAACAAGGAAGCGATGAGGGAagcccgtgcgtgtgtgtgtgtgtgtaattcgccacggtctgatcacgagttggactcgctttcgccagcaggtaccctcccgacgtgagcaagtgctctttatgtcgatctctgggtactgccaggacctcacaccacacaccccattcccttggtcaaggggggacagtaaccgctcctagtcaacggaaagaacaCGGCCTgcgcggggctcgaaccgccgcctgtttggccgtgaagccttgcagcgcggcgctctaaccgattgagccaccagtgtgtgtgtgtgtgtgtgtactaaaagGACAAGTGAAGGTGATGGTAAATCCTGGGCCtgtccctaaacacacacacacacacacacacacacacagtataaaaAAGTTGTCcagtcaagtttttttttttttcttcgccgaAAACTCTACCAGAATAGCAAGCAGACAATCATGTTCCTCCTCTTGTacgcattaatattttttttttcattcttgagtGTGGTGAAGAAACTTGCTCGTGGAATGAAAATGATTAAAATAGAAACACTAATAATATACACACCTAATGATGGTGACGTGAAATGATGATggttaagatgatgatgatgatgatgatgatgatgataggtatGTGGAGTGTGGCGAGAAACTATTTacttttactatttatttttatgtactatttattcatctattaaCTATTTAGCCTTCAGTTCCTCAAAATGCGAGTTAGTActgttttcccttttcacttccacttcacgttcttcttttcctctccttccattcaccttcctttctttcattcttcctctcccacctttttTCATGACCCTTGACGAAGCACAACCATgaacgagatgaaaaaaagaaaagaaaaggcagtTAATATTCCGTTcgcgttcttcttttcctctccctccttcaatgcagcttcctttctttcatcctccccttctcatcttttttcatgaccttgatggtagtttgacgaagCACAACCATgaacgagatgaagaaaaaaaacatgagaaggcAGTTAATATCCCGTTccagttcttcttttcctctccctccttcaatgcaccttcctttctttcatcctccccttctcatcttttttcatgaccctgatggtagtttgacgaagCACAACCATGAGAAGGCAGTTAATATCCCGTtcccgttcttctcttcctccttccattctcccctttctttcatcctccctcccacctttttTTTCATGACCCGGatggtagtttgacgaagcttctgaACTATTTAACCATGAacgagatacaaaaaaaaaaaaaaaaaacatgagaacgcAGTTGATGTCCCGTTCCCATTCTTCCCGTGATAGATATTTTTAGAAAGGATGAAATACGGATGACAATACATAGGGtaactttcacagttcgccatgatgggttagtaagcctccgtaccaataccaaagacttcgtaAATTCTTTGTGTAGTGTTTGGTGATGATATTTAAGTTAACAAATTTCAGGAAGCTATACGGGAAATCTCTTGTGTATCTTGTGTTGCATGATAACCTGACCATAATGGAGTGTAGAAGATtaaatagtttggttcgggcgactacaaagccactgtgttgggCTGTGAAATTGTCCCTTAGAGAAAAGAGATGGTATATTTAGTAAGGGTGAAATACAACAAACATACAGGCCAAGAGGGATTTTTAATAAGGATGAAATGCATGTGAAAATATATAGGGATGAAAGATGATATGGTTATACTCCAACCATTTCAAATCCACCGCCTAAACGGACTAATTGAAATGGTTAAATGATAGTAAAGGTAAAATGCGGTGAAGATACAGTTAACGAATATAATTTACAAACacgaaggatgatgatgatgatgaagaagaggaggagaaatataaagagaacaggaaggaaaatttagttaggtgtgtgtgtgtgtgtgtgtgtgtgtgtgtgtgtgttggtgggaaagaataaaagatgtGGGATCTATTTTGGGCCAAGGATTAAGTTATAAATATGAGATACGGGAGAGAGTTtagattgttctctctctctctctctctctctctctctctctctctctctctctctctctctctctctctctctctctctctctctctctctcacacacacacacgcacacacacacacagttttcctTCTCGTCATGCGCTTGTTATTTctacttgttcttttcttttcttttttttctttttctttttcctcttttttttcccctcattgtGCGTTAATATGTGAGCGTGAGGAGCGTGGAGACTCATCGCGTGtggacgtgacacacacacacacacacacggcgatgCGACCCCAATAATATCGatcgtttttcccttttttttttatttactttttttttctatagtgtgatttttttttttgttcttgttattctttgtcTCGGGTTTCTCTCCTTCGTATTATTTATTgccttgtatttttttctatatattgaaGTGATAGTTTAagtagtaatggttgtggtggtagtagtagtagtagtagtagtagtagtagttgtagcagtagtaggtaGTAAGAGCAATGATTAATAAGAACAATGAAAataccctcttttttccttctttcattccttcgttgttctttctttcattcttttttcttttgctacTTCAtacatctatatttttcttccttcatttcacttcttcctttctgttctcttcatatttctcttcctcctctttatcatcatcataatcattcttcgtatcctcctcctcctcctcctcctcctcctcctcctcctcctcctcctcctcctcctcctcctcctcctcctcctcctcctccttccttatcgccattatcatcatcatttatcttCGCTCCATACCCAGAAAGGTTAACGCAGGCCAGACGTAATCACAGGTATCAATCCGTTAACGAAGGCCCATTGTTTTCCtgcgtacctgtgtgtgtgtgtgtgtgtgtgtgtgtgtgtgtgtgtgtgtgagagagagagagagagagagagagagagagagaggagggggcaattagtattatttttatcaCCACCTTTGTTTCGTTTCGTTGTTGTCTtgcattgtgagagagagagagagagggggcgtggATGCTATCATGTTGTCACGTAGCTACAAACGCGCAAAGTCacgccccctttctctctctctctctctctctctctctctctcgtatataaaaaaatatgaatatgttaaaaataaaataagtaatcaTCATTCtctttcatgacacacacacacacacacacacacacacacacacacacacacacacacacacacacacacacacacaaatatactctcacccctcccttccctcttctacatttcccttccctccccttcatttcctttccctcccctccatttcccttccctcccctccatttcccttcccttcccttcccttcccttcccttcctttacctccaatccttcccctcacttcctcccctcacaccctcaccttCAACCTCATtaaccccctttcctcttcccttccagaTGAACGCAGACGCAGCATCAGTGAACGGAGGAGCACGGTCGTGAGATGAGCGTGGTAGTGTCATCGGCTggcgtgggggtggggggaggagggaggatggcaGGCACCGGAGGAGGCACGCCCTGCAAGACTAACATAACCACACATACACcgcagcaggagggggaggaggaggaggaaagtggaggcggaggaggaggaggaggctgtggtgatGACATAGATGGGTGGCGACAAGCCGTGCGAGCGAAGGTCACAACATTGAAGTGTCACGTGATGGCCTCCTGCGGGTTGACCTCTGATGGGCATATCGTGGCGCCCTACTCCCCCAGGCTGCTTCTCGATTCCCCCAACTCCCGGCTGCTACTCGACGCCGCCAGCCTCGACCTTGACGCCTATGTGGAAGCCTTGCACAGAGCTGACGGACTGCTGGCGAAGAACGGGCCTAGTGGCGGTAGCGGTGACGGTGGTACTAACGGTGATGGTAACaatgctggcggtggtggtggtgatgatgtgtctTTAGGGGATGTGCAGCTTCGTTTACAGCAAGAGGGACTCACCAACGGCCACACCTCACCCTCGGCCACCTCACCCGCTAAGTCCACACCCAACGGCTCCGCCACACCCAAGTCTCCACCCCCGTCACCCGCCCCATCACCCACACCAACGTTCGCTAAGGTGGTGGAGGTCAACGGGCATACGCTGAAcggccaccaccctcaccaccactcctCCAGGGATGCGGTGAACGgctccccatcacccccaccgCCAGGAGAGGAGGGTGGTGTTgacggggagggggtgaggcTGGAGCTGGCGAAGGTGAAGAGGCAGCTAAAGGATAAGGAGGCGGAGGTCTTGAGGCTGGGGAGGATCAGGGACGAGGTGGAGAATGAACTGCAGGAACTCACCGCTAATTTGTTCCAGGTAAGTGTTGTTAAGAGATGCTAATTAAGATGTttatacctgtttacctgttgccTCTGCTGTAACTGATGACGCCCTTACCTGTTACCTGTTACACCTGTTTGTCGTTACTGTTTATGTCCTGGTTTTCTGTTGATTGTTCCAGGTAAGTTGCGTTAAAAGATGCTAATTAAGATGTttatacctgtttacctgttgccTCTGTTCAAAGTGATGACGTCCTTACCTGTTATACCTGTTTGTCGTTACTGTTTATGTCCTGGTTTTCTGTTGGCTGTTCCAGGTAAGTTGCGTTAAGAGATGCTAATTAAGATGTTTATacctacctgtttacctgttgccTCTGCTGTAAGTGATGACGCCCTTACCTGTTACCTGTTACACCTGTTTGTCGTTACTGTTTATGTCCTGGTTTTCTGTTGGTTGTTCCAGGTAAGTTAGTTTTTAGAGGTGTTGATTAAGatgtttacctgtttacctgttcgtcctttgtgtttttcctttatttttgccgTTCTTCATCTATATAAcgctggtgatttttttttcctttaagtattttctgttgttgttttcccctcccctatccactgtgttctttgttattattattattgttttttttattattgttgttatttactACAAACATTCGATTTTCTCTTTCGGTGTAGTTGTTGTATTCATATTTTCGCTCCACTCCACGTTACGTAAATGCTCCTACTCCACACTTGCCACTCCACACCTGCCACTCCACATCTGCTCTTTGTTCACTCCACACATGcaccttttgtttctctctctctttctctcgccatTGTGTTATTAGTCATGTCATTTTCGTTTCTCACGCCCTTCACTCTCTCACTGTCAGCcatctccttacacacacacacacacacacacacacacacacacacacacacacacacacacacacacacacagttacctaacctaacaaaaccacaaaaagttaccatacgtctttactcagaaaaaaaaaactcatctatgcttccttactgagAGCCTTTCTATATAACAAGGTGAAGGCtatttttgttaatttatgctataggtttcttgatgtcatgtgtttgaaaatttcctaaacataacctaacctaaccaagattCGTATTCAAATAATAATTGATAGAAATAAGAATATTCTCATTCGTGTTCGCATGCAAGGGAAAAGTATTAGTATTCTGTGAATAATCTGACAATTacttaaaaatatattatcagaGATACAAGCCgctgttccttacaactccagcctcctgggcAGACGTGTGatcgtcgtgtatagtacaggttcatgAGTTCAtattactgttgcataactttggAACAGTGATATACCCAGTTgcgtcaagaaggtatttttcaatgaaaactattcatgaatgtattcatgaatacgttcaagaagtattcgtatttgtattcgaatcaaaaccatttcagtgtattcagaTTCAGATTCGTActtgttggaatttgaagtattcgtattgaaacaactcttgtattcactctctgacacacacacacacacacacacacacacacacacacacacacacacacacataggtaaaCCAGCTGAGCGATTACAGGGATCAATAGAAGccaggtggaggtggtagtggcggcctaggtgtgtgtgtgtgtgtgtgtgtgtgtgtgtgtgtagggtcgATCGAGTGTTATTGGGTGAATGTGTTTGGGACGATTTGAGTTGAAGAGACGTTTGGTTGCATTGAGgctgatatttttttgtttatttgttttatttttgggtGGGTTGTGTTAATATTTGTCTTTTTAGTGGGTTACCCATTTGGgcatttgttcatttttttcattcattcagtcagtcattattTAATTAATCAATCAGTTTATATattgagatagacagacagatagatacagattgGTAGGCATGTCGAtgcatagataaatagacagatagacagatgcatCAATACCTAGATATATAACAGGTAAATTGTTAAATAATCGCataaaaaacatagatagataaagacaaacATAAAATATTGATAGATATGTGGTGCtggttagatagatagaaggataagCAGATAGATATGTGGTGCtggttagatagatagaaggataagCAGATAGATATGTGGTGCtggttagatagatagaaggataagCAGATAGATATGTGGTGCtggttagatagatagaaggataggcAGATGGataggaaaaagatagaaaacataataaatataatgataGATAAACAACTGGACCAACAGATGAAAAGACAGAGATAGATCGCACTAAgtatataaatagacagatatagacagacagacaaatatatctAAAAGACAGACAATCCCTTAGCTCATTCTGGGTAAATCTAGCAGCTTATCTTGACATTTGGAAGATTTGAGCGAGAATACAGGACGGTTTGGCTATTTTGGGCGTGAAATTGAAATGGAAGGATTTGGGCTACTGAATAAATTGGGCTGGTCTTTAAATTGGGCTGGTCATTCACTGGAGTTCGCTAGATTGGGCTGGTTTTGAGAGAGGACATTATATTGGGCTGGAGATATCGAGGTCAGTTTGATTAGGACTGGGTGATagttaggggtggtggtggtgatgaaggtgatgatggtggtggtggtgatgatggtgatgatggtggtggtggggtgatggtggtggtggtggtgggtcgcgTGGTGAGAGCTCAGCTGGATTGAGTGTAATGAGATGCaattgagacagagagagagagagagagtaaaaatggtGCAGtgagaataaaaggagaggaagaagggttcatcagagagagagagagagagcgcgtcaaGGCCTGAGTGAAAACGGATATTAAAGTTAAAGAATTgcaaaaaggaaatggagatcagagaggaaaaaaaatggaaaggaagtgaaatctgaaagcctctctctctctctctctctctctctctctctctctctctctctctctctctctctctctctctctctctctctctctctctctctctctctctctctctctctctctctctctctctctctctcaagtgaatAAGTTagtgaatggagagaaaaagacttGCATTTATGagcgtggagaaggaggaggaggaagaggaggaggaggaggagggacaaagagtaagaggagaaagaggatgaagagaacaaGGATACCCTCTCAtccactcctcttctccttcctcctcttcctcctcctcctcctcctcctcctcctccttttcagccgtcccttctcttctaaaagaaaaaaaggcataaaaCTTTAGATAATTACGACGACGaaaatgacctcctcctcctcctcctcctcctcctcctcctccccttcgcgtGTTACGATGCCATggtggtgaagaggagagagagagagagagagagagagagagagagagagagagagagagagagagactcgggtATAGCTATCTGCGCTTTAAaagggaaaagtgtgtgtgtgtgtgtgtgtgtgtgtgtgagagagagagagagagagacagaatgggaGGCGGGGGACTCACCATCTCCCGTTAGGTTTGGTGCAGGGCGTTTCAacagcttccttcctcctcctcttcctcctcctcctcctcctcctcttcctcctcctcctcttcctcctcctcgtgtaacCAAAGCAACGAAACTCGGTAGGTCtcgctgacgtgtgtgtgtgtgtgtgtgtcacgcatCCGCCGCCCCTTTGGAATGCTCGGAAATGTCAACTGATTCAAGGtcacgtgacgagagagagagagagagagagagagagagagagagagagagagagagagagagatatagaagtacagaccacacagaccctatggtgaATTTATATTAATCaaataccaagagagagagagagagaatcgtaggAGAAAAGtttaaaaggagagaagacagaaagaaagaagaacaaaaaatgaaaaatcgaaagtgtaaaaggagagaatgaacgaaggaagaaatgaaagaaacaaagcaaaCTAAAATATAAGCgaggagagaatataaaaaaaaaaaatgagagaaagtaaaaattGAAGAACTCGGGAACATTGAAACCAACATAAGAAGGACGCAGATAAACatagcaataaataaataaataaaaatatttacacacacgaataataataaaaaaacgcttgaagtaaataaaaaagtaaattacGTCTTCCAGGAATTCAAATtttacctacttacctatttttttccctcctttctcgtttaactatcatcatcatcatcattatttgtgttttttacttattgtttttttttcccttcctcctcattaaactcatcatcatcattcatcattatttgttttttctacttattatttttttctccttcctcgtttaacaatcatcatcatcatcattcatcattatttgtgtttttattcattattttccttcttcatcaaactatcatcatcatcatcatcaccaccatcattcatcattt containing:
- the LOC127001671 gene encoding guanine nucleotide exchange factor for Rab-3A-like isoform X1; translated protein: MSVVVSSAGVGVGGGGRMAGTGGGTPCKTNITTHTPQQEGEEEEESGGGGGGGGCGDDIDGWRQAVRAKVTTLKCHVMASCGLTSDGHIVAPYSPRLLLDSPNSRLLLDAASLDLDAYVEALHRADGLLAKNGPSGGSGDGGTNGDGNNAGGGGGDDVSLGDVQLRLQQEGLTNGHTSPSATSPAKSTPNGSATPKSPPPSPAPSPTPTFAKVVEVNGHTLNGHHPHHHSSRDAVNGSPSPPPPGEEGGVDGEGVRLELAKVKRQLKDKEAEVLRLGRIRDEVENELQELTANLFQEAHSMVNSANQRAANAERSLREAEMQVEVLQAEVTALKALVITSTPAAPNPHLHPQLISKSVAETGKKIFQRGHRKSPSDFDLKYGRDTTPPSSPLKESRINDAAALAQFPLDPECWEVDPVVHKEFIVWKQNPTLERSNPFMQRIYEEDIDLCLAFPNSTLAHRVQRAIEDNSVFIEEVNPRQKSSCPRVDPDETRKCVLLDVPRFCKYRFRLSESDDTWYYISQLARNRIIAICDFLNYLRYIKLGLVKSSVHDVYWEIVKLRRQMALARLGF
- the LOC127001671 gene encoding guanine nucleotide exchange factor for Rab-3A-like isoform X2 gives rise to the protein MSVVVSSAGVGVGGGGRMAGTGGGTPCKTNITTHTPQQEGEEEEESGGGGGGGGCGDDIDGWRQAVRAKVTTLKCHVMASCGLTSDGHIVAPYSPRLLLDSPNSRLLLDAASLDLDAYVEALHRADGLLAKNGPSGGSGDGGTNGDGNNAGGGGGDDVSLGDVQLRLQQEGLTNGHTSPSATSPAKSTPNGSATPKSPPPSPAPSPTPTFAKVVEVNGHTLNGHHPHHHSSRDAVNGSPSPPPPGEEGGVDGEGVRLELAKVKRQLKDKEAEVLRLGRIRDEVENELQELTANLFQEAHSMVNSANQRAANAERSLREAEMQVEVLQAEVTALKALVITSTPAAPNPHLHPQLISKSVAETGKKIFQRGHRKSPSDFDLKYGRDTTPPSSPLKESRINDAAALAQFPLDPECWEVDPVVHKEFIVWKQNPTLERSNPFMQRIYEEDIDLCLAFPNSTLAHRVQRAIEDNSVFIEEVNPRQKSSCPRKCVLLDVPRFCKYRFRLSESDDTWYYISQLARNRIIAICDFLNYLRYIKLGLVKSSVHDVYWEIVKLRRQMALARLGF